One region of Ahniella affigens genomic DNA includes:
- a CDS encoding inactive transglutaminase family protein, whose translation MKKTQLYILALLIAALGLSAFAYKWKVLKFPVAPNEQTEIWEIQARVEFEPKKGPNKVTLQIPNNPPGYAVINENFLARDYGMSIEPGKGSRAVQWQIRRARGVQALYYRATIYRDQHEVIDAAEPKPVTAKTYEEPFATARAGLLDSVREKSVDSASFAGELVRRLHDSNPSQEVQLLTETFNSQHDTVKLAKDLLADRQIAARIIYGLELVEQDAGNTLTPFLQVWDSDQKTWRTLNAINGVEGFPENFFLWSTAQKPVLLVEDNDDATVEFTAKTSLDDALETAKERLRAKDRNLIAYSLLDLPLDAQEVYKILLLVPIGAFIMLLLRNIVGIKTFGTFMPVLIALAFNWTGVIAGFVLFVVIISLGLLVRFYMERLKLLLVPRLTAVLIVVVLLMAMVSVISHKLDQPVGLNVALFPMIILTMTIERVSVAWEERGAGYAIRQAMGSLIIASLAYLVMREPHLQHLIFVFPELLLVLFAVTLVLGRYSGYRLTELFRFRNLAKDPIAESSDKAAP comes from the coding sequence ATGAAAAAAACACAGCTCTACATTCTGGCCTTGCTGATTGCTGCGCTTGGCCTCAGCGCATTTGCTTACAAATGGAAAGTGCTCAAGTTTCCAGTGGCGCCGAATGAGCAGACGGAAATCTGGGAAATTCAGGCCCGCGTCGAGTTCGAGCCAAAGAAAGGCCCCAACAAAGTCACGCTGCAGATCCCGAACAACCCGCCTGGCTATGCGGTCATCAACGAGAACTTTCTGGCGCGCGACTACGGTATGAGCATCGAGCCGGGCAAAGGCTCGCGCGCGGTGCAATGGCAGATCCGGCGCGCGCGCGGCGTCCAGGCGCTGTACTACCGTGCCACGATCTATCGCGACCAGCACGAAGTGATCGACGCCGCCGAGCCCAAACCGGTCACCGCCAAGACGTATGAGGAGCCGTTCGCGACTGCGCGCGCCGGTCTGCTCGACAGCGTGCGCGAAAAGTCGGTCGACTCGGCGAGCTTTGCTGGCGAGCTGGTGCGCCGTCTGCACGACAGCAATCCGAGTCAGGAAGTGCAACTGCTCACGGAGACATTCAATAGCCAGCACGACACCGTGAAGCTGGCAAAAGACCTCCTGGCGGATCGCCAAATTGCCGCCCGCATCATCTACGGCCTGGAACTGGTCGAGCAGGACGCCGGCAACACCCTGACCCCGTTCCTGCAAGTCTGGGACAGCGACCAAAAAACCTGGCGCACCTTGAATGCCATCAACGGTGTGGAGGGCTTCCCGGAAAACTTTTTCCTGTGGAGCACGGCCCAAAAGCCGGTGCTGTTGGTCGAGGACAACGATGACGCCACCGTCGAGTTCACGGCCAAGACGAGCCTGGACGACGCCCTGGAAACCGCGAAGGAGCGCCTCCGCGCCAAAGATCGCAATCTCATCGCGTATTCACTTCTGGATCTCCCGCTGGACGCTCAGGAGGTCTACAAGATTTTGCTGCTGGTGCCGATTGGCGCCTTCATCATGCTGCTCCTCCGCAATATTGTCGGTATCAAGACTTTCGGTACCTTCATGCCGGTGCTGATCGCGCTCGCGTTCAACTGGACCGGTGTGATCGCCGGATTCGTGCTGTTCGTCGTGATCATCAGCCTCGGGCTGCTCGTGCGCTTTTACATGGAGCGTCTGAAACTGCTGTTGGTGCCGCGCTTGACGGCGGTGCTGATCGTGGTTGTGCTGCTGATGGCGATGGTGTCAGTGATCAGTCACAAGCTTGATCAGCCTGTGGGCCTCAACGTGGCGCTGTTCCCGATGATCATTCTGACGATGACGATTGAGCGCGTCTCGGTGGCCTGGGAAGAGCGCGGCGCGGGCTATGCCATCCGCCAGGCTATGGGTTCGTTGATCATCGCGAGCCTTGCCTATCTGGTCATGCGCGAACCCCATTTGCAGCACCTGATCTTTGTGTTCCCGGAACTGCTGCTCGTGCTGTTTGCGGTCACACTGGTGCTTGGTCGCTACTCAGGTTATCGCCTGACGGAACTGTTCCGCTTCCGCAATCTGGCCAAAGACCCGATTGCCGAATCAAGCGACAAGGCGGCGCCATGA
- a CDS encoding energy transducer TonB yields the protein MSNTLEKSGFSWRRVAGQSVALAVHASVFLFLAAPVKPPDATEDEEDETVEVVFLEPPPPPPPPPPPPPEPPKKIEPKVIEKRPTPAPPPPEPEETPVFDEPLPMSEPAPPPAPPAPPAPAMPPDVGASEDPSYRRLKPPRYPPAAMRRRLQGEVVLRVLVNEEGLPIKVDIDKSSRHRELDQAAIQAVKNWRFNPERKNGQLVQSYVLVPIKFSLN from the coding sequence ATGTCCAACACTTTGGAAAAATCAGGATTCAGTTGGCGCCGTGTGGCCGGGCAATCTGTTGCCCTGGCTGTACATGCCAGCGTGTTCTTGTTCCTGGCCGCACCGGTTAAACCGCCGGATGCCACCGAGGACGAGGAAGACGAAACCGTCGAGGTCGTGTTCCTGGAACCGCCACCACCTCCACCGCCGCCGCCACCACCGCCACCTGAGCCGCCGAAAAAGATCGAGCCCAAGGTGATCGAGAAGCGGCCGACCCCGGCGCCGCCGCCACCGGAACCGGAAGAAACCCCGGTGTTCGACGAGCCGCTGCCAATGTCTGAACCAGCGCCGCCACCAGCGCCGCCGGCTCCGCCTGCCCCGGCCATGCCGCCGGATGTGGGCGCCTCCGAAGACCCAAGCTATCGTCGTCTGAAGCCGCCGCGCTACCCGCCGGCCGCGATGCGCCGTCGCCTGCAGGGCGAAGTGGTCCTGCGCGTGCTGGTCAACGAGGAAGGCCTGCCGATCAAGGTCGATATCGACAAATCCAGCCGCCACCGCGAACTGGACCAGGCCGCCATTCAGGCCGTGAAGAACTGGCGCTTCAACCCGGAGCGCAAGAATGGTCAGCTGGTGCAGTCGTACGTGCTTGTGCCGATCAAATTCTCGTTGAACTAA
- a CDS encoding tetratricopeptide repeat protein, whose translation MKSILRTGVLCLAITAGLGLALPDTSYARDSGSSSQFKRDRDRNKKTEKAPNPYPNAKRVEPTFKMSERLNKKLVAGFDAIDEGDYDKAETLLNEVLADKKVNKLEQANVYQGLGNVYSERDDDVAKQLEYYQKAVDLDALPNTNHFGLMIGVSQLASNEDMYDLAINYAKRFLDETGSDDARAWQVLAISYYRQEKFDLVPEPAKKAVATAKEPSDSMYQLIVQSYYDAEKYPEAVREAEEILAKKPDLLPIVKLASQSYLEMEGGEAKAAGVLQAAYDRGVLKSENDIRHLASIYSYVDMPLKAVEVVNSAVAANKLKPSLDTYKTLGDALRYADKYVESADAYSKAEPFAQNGEILYLKALALYEGDKYPECKQAATAAAAKGGFERQGENWLTLGNCELELDNLSAAKAAYTKALAFPSTKESAASWLKSVK comes from the coding sequence ATGAAATCGATTCTTCGCACAGGCGTGCTTTGCCTCGCCATCACCGCCGGACTGGGCCTAGCCCTGCCAGACACCAGCTATGCGCGTGATAGCGGCAGCTCTTCACAATTCAAGCGCGATCGTGATCGCAACAAAAAGACGGAAAAGGCGCCAAACCCTTATCCGAACGCCAAGCGCGTGGAACCGACGTTCAAGATGAGCGAGCGGCTCAACAAGAAGCTGGTGGCTGGCTTCGACGCCATCGACGAAGGCGACTACGACAAGGCCGAGACGCTGCTGAACGAAGTGCTGGCCGACAAAAAGGTCAACAAACTTGAGCAAGCCAATGTCTATCAAGGCCTTGGCAACGTGTACTCCGAGCGCGACGACGATGTCGCCAAGCAGCTTGAGTACTACCAGAAGGCGGTCGATCTGGATGCGCTGCCGAACACCAATCACTTTGGTCTGATGATCGGCGTGTCGCAACTGGCCTCGAACGAGGACATGTACGACCTCGCCATCAACTATGCGAAGCGCTTCCTCGACGAAACCGGCAGCGACGATGCACGCGCTTGGCAGGTCTTGGCAATCTCCTATTACCGTCAGGAAAAGTTCGACCTGGTGCCGGAACCCGCCAAAAAGGCGGTCGCCACGGCCAAGGAACCGAGCGACTCGATGTATCAGCTGATCGTGCAGAGCTACTACGACGCTGAGAAATACCCAGAAGCGGTGCGCGAAGCGGAAGAGATTCTCGCCAAGAAGCCCGACCTGCTGCCGATCGTCAAGCTGGCCAGCCAGTCCTACCTCGAAATGGAAGGTGGCGAAGCCAAAGCGGCCGGCGTGCTGCAGGCCGCCTACGATCGTGGCGTGCTGAAGAGCGAGAACGACATCCGCCATCTGGCCTCGATTTATTCTTATGTGGACATGCCGCTGAAGGCCGTCGAAGTGGTCAATTCAGCTGTCGCTGCCAACAAACTGAAACCGAGCCTTGATACCTATAAGACGCTCGGCGATGCCCTTCGTTATGCCGATAAGTATGTTGAATCTGCCGATGCCTACAGCAAAGCTGAGCCGTTTGCCCAAAACGGCGAGATTCTGTATCTAAAGGCACTGGCGTTGTATGAAGGCGACAAGTATCCAGAGTGCAAGCAGGCGGCAACTGCCGCAGCGGCCAAGGGTGGCTTCGAGCGGCAGGGTGAAAACTGGCTGACGCTCGGCAACTGCGAGTTGGAACTCGATAATTTGTCCGCTGCCAAGGCGGCCTATACCAAGGCGCTCGCATTCCCGAGCACCAAGGAATCGGCGGCGTCCTGGCTGAAGAGCGTCAAGTAA
- a CDS encoding alpha-L-glutamate ligase-like protein, giving the protein MIGLFEVARRLRAKGLMGIGQRNAEFVLAYNQRRFYPRVDDKLITKTLALKAELPVPELYAVVREEHEIEELHEKIKDREQFVVKPAHGSGGDGILVITGRRGDKYRRSNGSFMNRDEFDHHLSNMLSGLFSLGGQPDHILVEYCVQFDPIFENVSYKGVPDIRIISFLGYPAMAMIRLPTRLSDGKANLHQGAIGVGIDIPTGLTRRGVWGTEIIKEHPDTESSIVGLQIPRWDDLLMIGAKAFELCELGYVGVDIVLDKQLGPLILELNARPGLAIQMANGNGLLNRLRKIQELEQAKQLSKDPAERVAFSKAHFPTL; this is encoded by the coding sequence ATGATCGGCCTGTTTGAAGTAGCCCGGCGCCTCCGGGCCAAGGGCCTCATGGGCATTGGTCAGCGCAATGCCGAGTTTGTGCTGGCCTACAACCAACGCCGGTTCTATCCGCGGGTCGATGACAAGCTGATCACGAAGACGCTGGCGCTGAAAGCAGAGCTGCCAGTGCCCGAGCTCTATGCCGTGGTCCGTGAAGAACACGAAATCGAAGAGTTGCACGAAAAAATCAAGGATCGCGAGCAGTTCGTCGTCAAGCCCGCCCATGGCTCGGGTGGTGATGGCATTCTGGTGATCACGGGTCGTCGGGGTGACAAATACCGGCGCTCCAACGGGTCGTTCATGAACCGGGACGAGTTTGACCATCACCTGTCGAACATGCTGTCTGGTCTGTTCTCGCTCGGCGGCCAACCGGATCACATTCTGGTCGAGTACTGCGTGCAGTTCGACCCCATTTTCGAAAATGTCTCGTACAAGGGCGTGCCCGACATCCGCATCATCAGCTTTCTCGGGTACCCGGCCATGGCAATGATCCGCCTGCCGACCCGGCTCTCTGACGGCAAAGCCAATCTGCATCAGGGCGCCATCGGCGTCGGGATCGATATCCCGACCGGTCTGACCAGACGCGGCGTCTGGGGCACCGAAATCATCAAGGAGCATCCCGATACCGAATCGAGCATCGTAGGCCTGCAGATTCCCCGCTGGGACGATCTGCTGATGATTGGTGCGAAAGCGTTCGAGCTCTGTGAATTGGGCTATGTTGGCGTCGATATTGTGCTCGACAAGCAACTCGGACCCCTCATTCTGGAGCTGAACGCCCGCCCGGGTCTGGCAATTCAGATGGCCAACGGTAACGGTTTGCTGAACCGGCTCCGCAAGATCCAGGAACTGGAGCAGGCCAAGCAGTTGTCCAAAGATCCAGCAGAACGCGTGGCGTTCTCAAAAGCTCATTTCCCCACCCTGTGA
- a CDS encoding ExbD/TolR family protein: MAFSSNNDSGGVMAEINVTPLVDVMLVLLIIFMITTPLMTDKVKIELPDKSMLEKPKEEPARIALAVKSNGELYFNDQPVMRQTLEQQLRIEARREPQPLLEIRADRTTEYRVLSDIMGIAKTSGMKKIGFATHPEK; this comes from the coding sequence ATGGCCTTTTCGAGCAACAATGACAGCGGCGGCGTCATGGCCGAAATCAACGTCACGCCCCTCGTGGACGTGATGTTGGTGCTGCTGATCATCTTCATGATCACCACGCCGCTGATGACCGACAAGGTCAAAATCGAGCTGCCTGACAAGTCGATGTTGGAGAAGCCGAAAGAAGAGCCGGCGCGTATCGCACTCGCCGTCAAATCCAACGGCGAGCTGTACTTCAACGATCAGCCGGTCATGCGCCAGACGCTCGAACAGCAGCTGCGTATCGAAGCCCGCCGTGAACCGCAGCCCTTGCTCGAGATCCGTGCCGACCGGACCACGGAATACCGTGTCCTGTCTGACATCATGGGAATCGCCAAGACGTCGGGCATGAAGAAGATCGGCTTCGCCACCCATCCGGAAAAGTGA
- a CDS encoding response regulator translates to MAHEPLHILIVDDDERLRVLLTRYLNEQGFVVEGAATIAEAEAGVLLAKFDLVVLDLMLPDGDGLDFCRKLRSRGITVPVIMLTARGDDVDRIVGLEIGADDYLAKPYNPRELLARIRAVLRRRAPAEPVAESKGVQRFGPFSLDRDRRLLMRDGDVVKLTTGEFVMLSVLAEHARVAMPRERLMSIVHGAGEEATLRSIDVTISRLRRIIEPDPRNPRLIQTVWGQGYVFVPDGLD, encoded by the coding sequence ATGGCTCATGAACCCCTGCACATCCTGATTGTTGACGATGACGAGCGCTTGCGCGTTCTGCTGACCCGCTATCTGAATGAGCAGGGCTTTGTCGTCGAAGGCGCCGCCACGATTGCCGAAGCGGAGGCTGGCGTGCTGCTCGCCAAGTTCGATCTGGTCGTGCTCGATTTGATGCTGCCGGATGGCGACGGTCTGGACTTCTGCCGCAAGCTTCGCTCGCGCGGGATCACGGTGCCGGTCATCATGCTGACCGCTCGCGGTGACGACGTCGATCGGATTGTCGGCCTCGAAATCGGCGCCGACGATTATTTGGCAAAACCCTACAACCCGCGCGAGTTGCTGGCTCGGATCCGCGCTGTGTTGCGTCGGCGGGCGCCGGCTGAGCCCGTCGCCGAAAGCAAGGGCGTCCAGCGCTTCGGCCCGTTCAGCCTGGATCGCGATCGCCGCCTGCTGATGCGCGATGGCGACGTCGTCAAACTGACCACCGGCGAATTCGTCATGCTGTCGGTGCTCGCCGAGCATGCCCGCGTGGCGATGCCGCGCGAGCGCCTGATGAGCATTGTGCACGGTGCCGGCGAAGAGGCGACGCTGCGGTCGATCGACGTCACCATCTCCCGCCTCCGGCGAATCATCGAACCCGATCCCCGCAACCCGCGACTCATCCAAACCGTCTGGGGTCAGGGCTACGTGTTCGTACCGGACGGTCTGGACTAA
- a CDS encoding MotA/TolQ/ExbB proton channel family protein has protein sequence MGFSHMIQNFDWVGWAVFVTLIVMSLVSWVYIVMNTIRNTGITGRMEKVIRLFWETPSAADAVRFMEEQKASEPFSKIALECAGAAAHHQRHEGSRLVEALNRSEFIDRALRQAVARESSKLENGLTWLATTGSSAPFVGLLGTVWGIYHALLSIGAAGDASLQAVAGPVGEALIMTALGLFVAIPAVLAYNFFNRSNRKINARFDEFAHDLHDFFATGSRVDSVSPKSAKK, from the coding sequence ATGGGCTTCTCCCACATGATCCAGAACTTCGACTGGGTCGGCTGGGCGGTGTTCGTTACGCTGATCGTCATGTCGCTGGTGTCGTGGGTTTACATTGTGATGAACACGATCCGTAACACCGGTATCACCGGTCGTATGGAAAAGGTCATCCGCTTGTTCTGGGAAACGCCGTCGGCTGCTGATGCCGTCCGTTTCATGGAAGAACAGAAGGCCAGCGAGCCGTTCTCGAAGATTGCTCTGGAGTGCGCCGGCGCCGCCGCCCACCACCAGCGTCACGAAGGTTCGCGCCTGGTTGAAGCGCTGAACCGCTCCGAGTTCATTGACCGTGCGCTGCGCCAAGCCGTTGCCCGTGAGAGCAGCAAGCTCGAAAACGGTCTGACCTGGCTCGCCACGACCGGTTCGTCGGCTCCGTTCGTCGGTCTGCTCGGTACGGTGTGGGGTATCTACCACGCCCTGCTCAGCATCGGCGCCGCTGGCGACGCATCTCTGCAGGCCGTTGCCGGTCCGGTGGGTGAAGCGCTGATCATGACCGCGCTCGGTCTGTTCGTCGCGATCCCGGCCGTGTTGGCATACAACTTCTTCAACCGCTCGAACCGCAAGATCAACGCCCGTTTCGACGAATTCGCGCATGACCTGCACGACTTCTTCGCCACTGGCTCGCGCGTCGATAGCGTGTCGCCGAAGTCCGCCAAGAAGTAA
- a CDS encoding ATP-binding protein, with product MLRRSFARILVSLSILLVILHAVGYFLTEQVRHQEHFDAASARRLVDQALTASALKQMDPGHRLPVWSELSELDLRFADAAPVIDVSPEGPDASVVASALTRVLVGHQRFRLEYDEGLHVWLAVGQAPGTWVRQRVDLGGSNHQTKAPLIVLGVLVLSLLGAYGLARQLAAPVERLAAQADDLVRGRADTDVLKGAPTEIRELANALTQAGASRSNALRERELILAGLSHDLRTPLSRIRLALELGDAHTDEGRGAMAADIEEIDAIVRQFIDYVRSGREEAPKEVALAPLLQEVVHANGGNLKNWTIHIHEPAVIVATPLALQRALANLVVNARRHAAPPYTANLVCPDPGHVAITITDEGTGIPLDLHRRIGEPFLAREGRARVGSGLGLAIVSRIVRRHGGRLELIARQPRGTMARIILPIQPAPLKLEDL from the coding sequence GTGCTTCGGCGCTCGTTTGCGCGCATTCTGGTATCGCTCAGCATTCTGCTGGTTATCCTGCATGCCGTGGGGTATTTCCTGACCGAGCAGGTCCGGCATCAGGAGCATTTCGATGCGGCATCGGCCCGTCGCCTGGTTGACCAGGCTTTGACTGCCAGCGCGTTGAAGCAGATGGACCCCGGACATCGTTTGCCGGTCTGGTCTGAATTGTCTGAGCTGGATCTCCGTTTTGCCGACGCGGCGCCAGTCATCGACGTGAGTCCTGAGGGTCCGGACGCCAGCGTCGTCGCCTCTGCATTGACCCGCGTCCTGGTCGGGCACCAGCGGTTCCGTCTGGAATACGATGAGGGTCTGCACGTTTGGTTGGCGGTGGGTCAAGCGCCGGGAACGTGGGTTCGTCAGCGTGTGGACCTGGGCGGCTCGAATCACCAGACCAAGGCACCCCTGATTGTCCTCGGCGTGCTGGTGCTCAGTTTGCTGGGAGCGTATGGGCTCGCGCGCCAGCTGGCGGCACCTGTCGAGCGTCTGGCCGCGCAGGCCGATGATCTGGTGCGCGGCCGGGCCGACACGGATGTGCTGAAAGGTGCGCCGACCGAAATCCGCGAACTCGCCAATGCACTGACTCAGGCCGGCGCGTCACGGTCGAATGCGCTCCGGGAACGCGAGTTGATCCTGGCCGGCCTGTCGCACGATCTGCGGACGCCGCTGTCGCGCATTCGCCTGGCGCTTGAACTCGGTGACGCGCATACCGATGAGGGTCGTGGCGCGATGGCTGCCGACATCGAAGAAATTGACGCCATCGTCAGGCAGTTCATCGACTACGTGCGCTCGGGTCGCGAGGAAGCGCCTAAAGAGGTGGCGCTGGCGCCATTGCTGCAGGAAGTCGTGCACGCGAATGGCGGAAACCTGAAGAACTGGACGATTCACATTCATGAGCCGGCGGTGATTGTCGCCACGCCTCTGGCGCTGCAGCGTGCACTCGCGAATCTGGTCGTCAACGCAAGGCGCCACGCAGCGCCGCCGTACACCGCGAATCTGGTTTGCCCGGACCCAGGACACGTTGCGATTACCATCACCGACGAGGGAACGGGTATTCCACTCGACTTGCACCGACGCATTGGCGAACCCTTCCTCGCCCGCGAAGGGCGGGCTCGGGTCGGCAGCGGCTTGGGCTTGGCGATTGTCAGCCGCATCGTTCGCCGGCATGGCGGGCGCCTGGAACTGATCGCCCGTCAGCCCCGCGGCACGATGGCCCGAATCATTCTGCCGATTCAACCAGCGCCATTGAAGCTGGAGGATCTCTGA
- a CDS encoding ExbD/TolR family protein, which yields MAFSNNSGGGAMADINVTPLVDVMLVLLIIFMITVPIMSHKIMIDLPQKTNNPVDQPDPPKPLEISINRDGTLFLDGQPIQLEVLEAQFAVDSRKDPQPMVQIKADPYTQYEVLADLMGSAKNNGMAKIGFEAPVSQ from the coding sequence ATGGCCTTTTCCAATAACTCCGGCGGTGGCGCCATGGCCGACATCAACGTCACGCCCCTCGTGGACGTGATGTTGGTGCTCTTGATCATCTTCATGATCACGGTCCCGATCATGAGCCACAAGATCATGATCGACCTGCCACAGAAGACCAACAACCCGGTCGACCAGCCGGATCCACCAAAGCCGCTTGAGATCTCGATCAACCGCGACGGTACGTTGTTCCTGGACGGTCAGCCGATCCAGCTCGAAGTACTCGAAGCGCAGTTCGCGGTCGATTCCCGCAAGGACCCGCAGCCGATGGTGCAAATCAAAGCCGATCCCTACACCCAGTACGAAGTGCTTGCCGACCTGATGGGGTCTGCCAAGAACAACGGCATGGCCAAGATTGGTTTTGAAGCGCCCGTCTCGCAGTAA
- a CDS encoding peptidylprolyl isomerase, with product MNRISRILLLLVTSFLMASATAQTTPAPAAAGDKPAAAAKPRVSLKTNMGEIVVELEPEKAPKSVENFLQYVKDKQYDGTIFHRVIKTFMIQGGGYTATGQAKGTRGPIQNEADNGLPNLRGTIAMARTGDPHSATSQFFINVVDNAFLNHVSKDNGSTWGYAVFGKVVSGLDVVDAIKNVQTAPQGMFPDAPTSPVVINTATIVE from the coding sequence ATGAACCGCATTTCTCGAATCTTGCTGTTGCTCGTTACGTCGTTTCTGATGGCCTCGGCCACCGCCCAGACCACCCCTGCCCCGGCCGCTGCCGGCGACAAACCAGCCGCCGCTGCAAAGCCACGCGTGTCGCTGAAGACCAACATGGGTGAAATCGTGGTCGAACTGGAGCCCGAGAAGGCCCCAAAGTCGGTTGAGAATTTCCTGCAGTACGTCAAAGACAAGCAGTACGACGGCACCATTTTCCATCGCGTCATCAAGACGTTCATGATCCAAGGCGGCGGCTATACGGCGACTGGCCAAGCCAAGGGCACCCGCGGCCCGATCCAGAACGAGGCCGACAATGGTCTGCCGAATCTGCGTGGCACGATCGCGATGGCCCGCACCGGCGACCCGCATTCGGCCACCTCGCAGTTCTTCATCAACGTGGTCGACAACGCGTTCTTGAACCATGTCAGCAAGGACAATGGCTCAACCTGGGGCTATGCGGTATTCGGCAAAGTCGTCTCGGGCCTGGACGTTGTCGACGCCATCAAGAACGTGCAGACTGCGCCGCAGGGCATGTTCCCGGATGCACCGACGTCCCCCGTCGTGATCAACACGGCGACCATCGTCGAGTAA
- a CDS encoding ceramidase domain-containing protein, with protein sequence MTPSPRLVTFRAVLHALPLSLLVAALVWHGPMAQDPSYHDFADQRHWLGVAQGQNTWSNLPFFVAGVLALIRGVMAPVNLRWPACVMGLGLLGVAVGSAWYHLAPTDQSLIWDRLPMSVAFAAALVLIGIDRFHPRARFALTPLVLLAAGSVGIWHWTGDLRAYAVVQFGSLLLMIQCLLFGQGNRLRASWIWLAIVWYVVAKGFEASDLWWWQASGQQLAGHMLKHLAAGIGSMCLALAIPIKWRHDQH encoded by the coding sequence ATGACCCCGTCGCCTCGTCTCGTCACGTTTCGCGCCGTATTGCATGCGCTCCCGTTGTCGCTGCTTGTCGCCGCGCTGGTCTGGCATGGCCCGATGGCGCAAGATCCGAGCTATCACGACTTTGCTGACCAGCGGCACTGGCTTGGCGTCGCCCAGGGTCAGAACACTTGGTCGAATCTGCCCTTCTTCGTTGCCGGCGTACTCGCACTGATCAGAGGTGTCATGGCGCCGGTGAACCTTCGCTGGCCAGCCTGTGTGATGGGTTTGGGCTTGCTCGGTGTTGCGGTTGGCTCAGCGTGGTATCACCTGGCGCCGACCGATCAGTCGCTGATTTGGGATCGGCTGCCGATGAGTGTGGCGTTTGCTGCGGCGCTGGTGCTGATTGGCATCGATCGATTCCATCCACGCGCTCGATTCGCGCTAACGCCTCTGGTCTTACTCGCCGCCGGTTCGGTCGGTATTTGGCATTGGACCGGTGATCTGCGGGCCTACGCGGTGGTCCAGTTTGGGTCGCTGCTATTGATGATCCAGTGCTTGCTCTTTGGCCAGGGGAATCGGCTGCGGGCTAGCTGGATCTGGCTGGCGATCGTTTGGTATGTCGTGGCGAAAGGGTTTGAGGCCAGCGATCTCTGGTGGTGGCAAGCGTCGGGCCAGCAGCTGGCCGGGCACATGTTGAAGCACCTCGCTGCGGGAATTGGCTCGATGTGTTTGGCGTTGGCGATTCCGATTAAATGGCGCCACGACCAGCATTAG
- a CDS encoding M48 family metallopeptidase has translation MKARLFGLVLLAGLGGCATNMSGRDQLLLISDSQINTMGLTAFQQMKASDTLSQDAEKTRYVDCITQALVRQLPASWQQTPWEVAVFNHKAANAFALPGGKVGVHTGMFPMAETPDQMAAVLAHEIAHVVDRHGAARVSNQFAAEAASAAVAAYAGRKASPEQSRQVLALLGVGSQVGVLLPFSRQNESDADLLGQRLMAQAGFDPSAAVTLWQRMTAEAPVRSPEWLSTHPDPERRADRLTENLGRTRPLFEQARARGASPQCRAPKLKMDAG, from the coding sequence ATGAAGGCGAGGTTATTTGGATTGGTGCTGCTGGCCGGGCTCGGTGGCTGCGCGACCAATATGAGCGGCCGTGACCAATTGCTGTTGATCAGCGATTCCCAAATCAACACCATGGGGCTCACGGCATTCCAGCAGATGAAGGCGTCCGACACCCTGAGCCAGGATGCCGAGAAGACGCGCTATGTCGACTGCATCACGCAGGCGTTGGTGCGACAGTTGCCAGCCAGCTGGCAGCAAACGCCTTGGGAAGTCGCGGTGTTCAACCACAAGGCAGCGAATGCGTTCGCGCTGCCGGGCGGCAAAGTCGGCGTCCACACGGGCATGTTTCCGATGGCAGAAACGCCGGACCAGATGGCTGCGGTGCTCGCACACGAAATCGCCCATGTAGTCGACCGCCATGGCGCCGCGCGCGTTTCCAACCAATTCGCGGCCGAAGCCGCCAGCGCTGCGGTCGCTGCGTACGCCGGCCGCAAAGCGTCGCCCGAGCAAAGCCGACAGGTGCTGGCGTTGCTCGGCGTGGGTTCCCAGGTGGGCGTGTTGCTGCCGTTTTCGCGGCAAAACGAAAGCGATGCCGACTTGCTCGGCCAGCGCTTGATGGCACAGGCGGGGTTTGATCCATCTGCCGCCGTGACGTTGTGGCAGCGGATGACCGCCGAGGCGCCGGTTCGGAGCCCAGAATGGCTGTCGACCCACCCCGATCCAGAACGCCGGGCTGACCGATTGACCGAAAACCTTGGCAGGACCCGGCCGCTTTTCGAGCAGGCGCGCGCCCGCGGGGCCAGCCCACAATGCCGGGCGCCAAAGCTGAAAATGGACGCAGGATGA